Proteins from a single region of Xiphias gladius isolate SHS-SW01 ecotype Sanya breed wild chromosome 2, ASM1685928v1, whole genome shotgun sequence:
- the zcrb1 gene encoding zinc finger CCHC-type and RNA-binding motif-containing protein 1 isoform X1 codes for MSGGLAPSKSTVYVSNLPFSLTNNDLHKLFTKYGKVVKVTIVKDKDTRQSKGVAFVLFLDRESAHNCARAVNNKQLFGRTVKASIAIDNGRAAEFIRRRNYTDKSKCYECGDSGHLSYACPKNMLGEREPPKKKEKKKKKKAQQPEHVEEEEEEESEEEGEDPALDSLSQAIAFQQARIEEEEEKQRKRALLSQEGDAHASTSSDSKKPRIKKSAYFSDEEELSD; via the exons ATGAGCGGGGGCTTGGCACCAAGCAAGAgcactgtgtatgtgtctaaCCTGCCTTTCTCTCTGACCAACAATGACTTACACAAG CTATTCACCAAATACGGAAAAGTTGTAAA GGTTACAATCGTTAAGGATAAAGACACTCGCCAGAGTAAAGGGGTGGCTTTTGTTCTCTTCCTGGACAGAGAATCAGCACATAACTGTGCAAGAGCAGTAAACAACAAACAG CTGTTTGGCAGAACAGTGAAAGCGAGCATTGCAATCGACAACGGACGAGCAGCTGAGTTCATAAGGAGGCGGAACTACACAGACAAGTCTAAATGTTATGAATGTGGG GATTCAGGTCATCTGAGCTACGCATGCCCCAAAAACATGCTCGGAGAGAGGGAACCTccgaagaagaaagaaaagaaaaagaagaaaaaggctCAACAACCTGAGCATGT cgaagaagaagaagaagaagaaagtgaagaagaaggagaggatcCAGCCTTAGATAGTCTGAGCCAAGCCATAGCTTTTCAG CAAGCCCGTattgaggaagaggaggagaagcagaggaagcgGGCACTTCTGTCACAAGAGGGCGATGCACACGCTTCAACATCCTCCGATTCTAAGAAACCAAGGATCAAGAAGAGCGCATACTTCAGTGACGAGGAGGAGCTCAGTGACTAA
- the zcrb1 gene encoding zinc finger CCHC-type and RNA-binding motif-containing protein 1 isoform X2 has product MSGGLAPSKSTVYVSNLPFSLTNNDLHKLFTKYGKVVKESAHNCARAVNNKQLFGRTVKASIAIDNGRAAEFIRRRNYTDKSKCYECGDSGHLSYACPKNMLGEREPPKKKEKKKKKKAQQPEHVEEEEEEESEEEGEDPALDSLSQAIAFQQARIEEEEEKQRKRALLSQEGDAHASTSSDSKKPRIKKSAYFSDEEELSD; this is encoded by the exons ATGAGCGGGGGCTTGGCACCAAGCAAGAgcactgtgtatgtgtctaaCCTGCCTTTCTCTCTGACCAACAATGACTTACACAAG CTATTCACCAAATACGGAAAAGTTGTAAA AGAATCAGCACATAACTGTGCAAGAGCAGTAAACAACAAACAG CTGTTTGGCAGAACAGTGAAAGCGAGCATTGCAATCGACAACGGACGAGCAGCTGAGTTCATAAGGAGGCGGAACTACACAGACAAGTCTAAATGTTATGAATGTGGG GATTCAGGTCATCTGAGCTACGCATGCCCCAAAAACATGCTCGGAGAGAGGGAACCTccgaagaagaaagaaaagaaaaagaagaaaaaggctCAACAACCTGAGCATGT cgaagaagaagaagaagaagaaagtgaagaagaaggagaggatcCAGCCTTAGATAGTCTGAGCCAAGCCATAGCTTTTCAG CAAGCCCGTattgaggaagaggaggagaagcagaggaagcgGGCACTTCTGTCACAAGAGGGCGATGCACACGCTTCAACATCCTCCGATTCTAAGAAACCAAGGATCAAGAAGAGCGCATACTTCAGTGACGAGGAGGAGCTCAGTGACTAA